One Streptomyces sp. NBC_01237 genomic region harbors:
- a CDS encoding CaiB/BaiF CoA transferase family protein, with protein MSTQPLPLDGMTVVAVEQAVAAPFATRQLADLGARVIKVERPDGGDFARGYDTAARGLASHFVWCNRGKESLAVDLKDARGLAVVRRLVADADVFVQNLAQGAAARLGLDAATLCAAHPRLVAVDISGYGPAGPYAHKRAYDMLVQCEAGLVSVTGTPGQPVKSGIPAADIAAAMYAFSGVLAALLRRATTGRGGRVEISMLDSLSEWMGHPLHQVMHGGTTPARTGLAHSVIAPYDAYPTVDGQRVLLSVQNDREWRRLAEQVLRRPELADDPDFATNTARTANRKRTDDAVARALAGLSCEEALAGLEKAGIACARLNSVADVAAHPQLAARDRWREVDSPVGALRALLPPISLPGGAELRMGAVPALGEHTDALLRALGMTDGQTAVLRRDGVIA; from the coding sequence ATCAAGGTGGAGCGCCCGGACGGCGGTGACTTCGCACGCGGCTACGACACCGCGGCCCGCGGCCTCGCCTCGCATTTCGTCTGGTGCAACCGGGGCAAGGAGTCCCTGGCGGTCGACCTCAAGGACGCCCGCGGGCTCGCCGTGGTGCGCCGGCTCGTCGCGGACGCCGATGTGTTCGTACAGAATCTGGCCCAGGGCGCGGCCGCCCGCCTCGGTCTCGACGCCGCGACGCTCTGTGCCGCCCACCCGCGTCTGGTGGCCGTGGACATCTCCGGGTACGGGCCGGCGGGACCGTACGCCCACAAGCGGGCCTACGACATGCTCGTCCAGTGCGAGGCGGGTCTGGTCTCCGTCACCGGCACCCCCGGGCAGCCGGTGAAGTCCGGCATCCCGGCGGCCGATATCGCGGCGGCGATGTACGCGTTCTCCGGTGTGCTCGCGGCGCTGCTGCGGCGCGCCACCACCGGGCGCGGCGGACGGGTGGAGATCTCCATGCTGGACTCGCTGAGCGAGTGGATGGGGCATCCGTTGCACCAGGTGATGCATGGAGGCACGACCCCGGCGCGCACGGGGCTCGCGCACTCGGTCATCGCCCCGTACGACGCCTACCCGACCGTGGACGGGCAGCGGGTGCTGCTGTCCGTGCAGAACGACCGGGAGTGGCGCCGCCTCGCCGAGCAGGTGCTGCGACGGCCGGAGCTGGCGGACGATCCGGACTTCGCCACGAACACCGCCCGGACCGCCAACCGGAAGCGGACCGACGACGCGGTGGCGCGGGCACTGGCCGGGCTGAGCTGCGAAGAGGCGTTGGCCGGGCTGGAGAAGGCGGGCATCGCCTGTGCCCGCCTGAACAGCGTGGCGGACGTCGCGGCCCATCCGCAGCTGGCGGCACGGGACCGGTGGCGGGAAGTGGACTCACCGGTCGGGGCGCTGCGGGCGCTGCTTCCGCCGATCTCGCTGCCGGGCGGGGCGGAGCTGCGGATGGGTGCCGTACCGGCGCTGGGCGAGCACACCGACGCACTGCTGCGAGCCCTGGGAATGACGGACGGGCAGACAGCAGTGCTACGCCGGGACGGTGTGATCGCCTGA
- a CDS encoding SGNH/GDSL hydrolase family protein, with amino-acid sequence MNMSRLVAFSSSLLLGTVLALTGAGAADAAETVKAVDYVALGDSYSSGVGSGSYDSASGDCKRSTRAYPALWAAANSPSSFAFTACSGARTGDVTGGQLGPLNSSTDLVSISIGGNDAGFADVMTTCVLQSESTCLSRIATARAYVDSTLPGKLDSVYTAISAKAPSARVVVLGYPRFYKLGGSCLAGLNEKERAAINGAADYLNAATAKRAADHGFTFGDVAKTFAGHEICSSSVWLHSVNWTNIGESYHPTAAGQSGGYLPVLKSAA; translated from the coding sequence ATGAATATGTCCAGACTCGTGGCGTTCTCGTCCTCTCTCCTGCTCGGTACCGTGCTCGCCCTCACCGGGGCAGGCGCGGCCGACGCCGCCGAAACCGTCAAGGCCGTCGACTACGTGGCCCTCGGCGACTCGTACTCCTCGGGCGTCGGGTCCGGCAGCTACGACAGTGCCAGTGGCGACTGCAAGCGCAGCACCCGCGCCTACCCGGCGCTCTGGGCCGCCGCCAACTCCCCGTCCTCGTTCGCCTTCACCGCCTGCTCCGGTGCTCGTACCGGGGATGTCACGGGTGGTCAGCTCGGCCCGCTGAACTCCTCGACGGACCTGGTCTCGATCTCCATCGGCGGCAACGACGCGGGCTTCGCCGACGTCATGACGACCTGTGTCCTCCAGTCGGAGTCGACCTGCCTCAGCCGGATCGCCACGGCGCGCGCCTACGTCGACTCGACCCTGCCCGGCAAACTCGACTCCGTGTACACGGCGATCAGCGCCAAGGCTCCCTCCGCCAGGGTCGTCGTCCTCGGCTACCCCCGCTTCTACAAGCTCGGCGGCAGCTGCCTCGCCGGTCTGAACGAGAAGGAGCGCGCCGCCATCAACGGCGCCGCCGACTACCTCAACGCGGCCACCGCCAAGCGTGCCGCCGACCACGGCTTCACCTTCGGTGATGTCGCGAAGACCTTCGCCGGGCATGAGATCTGCTCAAGCAGCGTATGGCTGCACAGCGTGAACTGGACCAACATCGGTGAGTCCTACCACCCCACCGCCGCCGGGCAGTCGGGCGGCTATCTGCCCGTCCTGAAGTCGGCCGCCTGA
- a CDS encoding DUF5925 domain-containing protein, producing MSANPESALPIRLTVDDSDSPSDVVDALFLGRFATGEQPYSHSSSLDRVKSGATLLPPAAKVLRAARDDDRSAVLAEGDGWTLLVSRWNRGADVTVTATSPELAEKMLGQATDGAQDEPEPQPDNVTMGFWYVSPRRGPYRTTRQIAAGTWDEVRPNYTAPVARAMDRLMKVTPDDIAGRLLLLHGPPGTGKTSALRTLARSWRDWCQVDCVLDPERLFNDVGYLMDIAIGEDDGTAKGRWRLLLLEDCDELIRGEAKHTAGQALSRLLNLTDGLLGQGRNVLVGVTTNEDLERLHPAVVRPGRCLARIEVGALTRQESVSWLGTEEGLGREGATLAELYALRRGSGPASVPKQDAGADAGLYL from the coding sequence ATGTCTGCCAACCCTGAGTCCGCTCTGCCGATCCGGCTCACCGTCGACGACAGTGATTCACCCTCCGACGTCGTCGACGCGCTGTTCCTCGGCCGCTTCGCGACGGGCGAGCAGCCGTACTCCCACAGCTCCTCCCTCGACCGCGTCAAGTCCGGTGCGACCCTGCTGCCCCCGGCCGCCAAGGTGCTGCGGGCCGCCCGCGACGACGACCGCAGCGCCGTCCTCGCCGAGGGCGACGGCTGGACCCTGCTGGTCTCCCGCTGGAACCGGGGCGCCGACGTCACCGTCACCGCGACCAGCCCCGAGCTGGCGGAGAAGATGCTCGGGCAGGCGACGGACGGCGCCCAGGACGAACCGGAACCACAGCCCGACAACGTGACCATGGGCTTCTGGTACGTCTCCCCGCGCCGCGGCCCGTACCGCACCACCCGGCAGATCGCCGCCGGGACCTGGGACGAGGTCCGCCCCAACTACACGGCTCCGGTGGCTCGGGCCATGGACCGGCTGATGAAGGTGACCCCGGACGACATCGCGGGCCGGCTGCTCCTGCTGCACGGTCCGCCCGGCACCGGCAAGACGTCCGCGCTGCGCACCCTGGCCCGGTCCTGGCGCGACTGGTGCCAGGTCGACTGTGTGCTGGATCCCGAGCGGCTGTTCAACGACGTCGGCTATCTGATGGACATCGCGATCGGCGAGGACGACGGCACGGCGAAGGGGCGCTGGCGCCTGCTGCTCCTGGAGGACTGCGACGAACTGATCCGCGGCGAGGCCAAGCACACGGCGGGCCAGGCGCTGTCCCGGCTGCTGAATCTGACGGACGGCCTGCTCGGTCAGGGACGCAACGTCCTGGTGGGGGTCACCACCAACGAGGACCTGGAGCGGCTCCACCCGGCGGTCGTCAGGCCGGGCCGCTGTCTGGCCCGGATCGAGGTGGGCGCGCTGACCCGCCAGGAGTCGGTGTCCTGGCTGGGTACGGAGGAGGGGCTCGGCCGGGAGGGCGCGACGCTGGCGGAGCTGTACGCGCTGCGGCGCGGCAGCGGTCCCGCGTCGGTGCCGAAGCAGGACGCGGGTGCGGACGCGGGCCTCTACCTCTGA
- a CDS encoding GntR family transcriptional regulator, producing MTLKIAIDPDAGIAPYEQLRTQLSELARSGALPVGHRLPTVRGFADELGLAANTVAKAYRALEADGVIETRGRNGTFVAAAGDAAERKAATAAQEYAELAQRLGLSRAQAVALAQDAVRAAYAR from the coding sequence GTGACCCTGAAGATCGCCATTGACCCGGATGCCGGCATCGCCCCGTACGAGCAGCTGCGCACGCAGCTCTCCGAACTGGCCCGCTCCGGCGCCCTGCCCGTCGGCCACCGGCTCCCGACCGTACGCGGCTTCGCCGATGAGCTCGGCCTCGCCGCCAACACCGTGGCCAAGGCGTACCGCGCGCTGGAGGCCGACGGGGTGATCGAGACCCGCGGCCGGAACGGCACGTTCGTCGCGGCCGCCGGGGACGCGGCCGAGCGGAAGGCCGCGACCGCCGCACAGGAGTACGCCGAGCTGGCCCAGCGGCTCGGCCTGTCCCGGGCGCAGGCGGTCGCGCTCGCCCAGGACGCGGTACGGGCCGCGTACGCACGATGA
- a CDS encoding GNAT family N-acetyltransferase — MTVIVRDFRPTDAQGWVRVRRAALPYMVATAEQITFDLDASHPDRRYRLLVAEEDGEIIGTAQVGIAHESPEPGQGFCNPYTRPDRLGRGAGSLLLTTAEEYLAGIGAVAVYTWVLDEPANREFARKRGYTARRPAHFLHLDLANGTLPPRQEVPAGIELRTAADFADDPRPLFEADAETTADEPSDTPSELADYEDWLNSTWRHPCFDSGLTSVAMVDGEVAAFSAATTDGRTTYSTGMTGTRRAYRGRGLAKLAKNDSLHRARAAGYTDAYTGNDAGNGPMLAINDWFGYRICATEVRHVRTLV, encoded by the coding sequence ATGACTGTCATCGTTCGCGACTTCCGGCCCACCGACGCGCAGGGGTGGGTCCGGGTGCGCCGGGCCGCACTTCCGTACATGGTGGCCACCGCCGAACAGATCACCTTCGATCTGGACGCCTCCCACCCCGACCGGCGCTACCGGCTGCTGGTCGCCGAGGAGGACGGGGAGATCATCGGCACGGCACAGGTCGGCATCGCCCACGAGAGCCCCGAGCCGGGGCAGGGGTTCTGCAATCCGTACACCCGTCCGGACCGGCTGGGCCGTGGGGCGGGCTCGCTGCTGCTGACCACCGCCGAGGAGTATCTGGCCGGGATCGGGGCCGTCGCCGTCTACACCTGGGTCCTCGACGAACCGGCCAACCGGGAGTTCGCCCGCAAGCGCGGTTACACGGCGAGGCGGCCCGCCCACTTCCTGCACCTCGACCTGGCGAACGGCACGCTGCCGCCGCGTCAGGAGGTCCCCGCGGGCATCGAGCTGCGTACGGCGGCCGACTTCGCCGACGATCCGCGGCCGCTGTTCGAGGCCGACGCGGAGACGACGGCGGACGAGCCCAGCGACACCCCCAGCGAACTCGCGGACTACGAGGACTGGCTGAACAGCACGTGGCGCCATCCCTGCTTCGACAGCGGGCTGACCTCGGTCGCGATGGTGGACGGCGAGGTGGCGGCCTTCAGCGCGGCCACGACCGACGGGCGGACCACCTACTCGACGGGTATGACCGGAACCCGCAGGGCATACCGCGGCCGGGGTCTGGCGAAGCTCGCGAAGAACGACTCCCTGCACCGGGCGCGCGCCGCCGGGTACACGGACGCGTACACCGGGAACGACGCGGGCAACGGTCCGATGCTGGCGATCAACGACTGGTTCGGCTACCGGATCTGCGCCACGGAGGTACGCCATGTCCGCACCCTCGTCTGA
- a CDS encoding DUF402 domain-containing protein — MSAPSSEPVDVLVALTKAGRTKIRYPAALLRDDGTRVTVRAPWAAPGVRDFGFVRFEPGDVFTEHYWRDRWFAVKEVRTGDGELKGWYCDITRPAVLADGVLSVEDLDLDLWVSADGTSVLRLDEDEFARSGLAGHDPDAAGAAVRALDELEHLARTEGLAPLLA, encoded by the coding sequence ATGTCCGCACCCTCGTCTGAACCGGTGGACGTCCTCGTCGCCCTGACCAAGGCGGGCCGCACCAAGATCCGCTACCCCGCCGCACTGCTGCGCGACGACGGCACCCGGGTGACCGTACGGGCCCCCTGGGCGGCGCCCGGTGTCCGGGACTTCGGCTTCGTACGGTTCGAGCCGGGCGATGTCTTCACCGAGCACTACTGGCGGGACCGGTGGTTCGCGGTGAAGGAGGTGCGTACGGGGGACGGCGAGCTGAAGGGCTGGTACTGCGACATCACCCGGCCCGCCGTCCTGGCGGACGGTGTGCTGTCGGTCGAGGATCTGGACCTGGACCTGTGGGTGTCGGCGGACGGCACGTCCGTACTGCGGCTGGACGAGGACGAGTTCGCACGGAGCGGCCTCGCCGGGCATGACCCGGACGCGGCCGGAGCGGCGGTCCGGGCGCTGGACGAACTGGAACACCTCGCCCGTACCGAAGGCCTGGCCCCGCTGCTCGCCTGA
- a CDS encoding trifunctional class I SAM-dependent methyltransferase/NUDIX hydrolase/VOC family protein, which translates to MTTIDWDAAADSFDEEPDHGLLDPAVRDAWAGRLENWLPATGSEVLDLGCGTGSLALLAAGQGHRVTAVDRSPRMAEQARAKLAGTGSEVLVGDAADPPLGDRRFDVIVARHVVWLLPDPAAALRHWFGLLKPGGRLVLVEGVWGGVGLPAARLTALLAPHTERIHHEALSGDARLWGKEVDDERYALVARAEPPRRHTEVVDVHLILRRGPDVLLARRAGTGYADGLFNMPSGHAEDGEDVREAMIRETAEEIGVELDPEELRVALVMQHRGPAGAPRMGWFFEAEYDAARPPRNAEPGKCSELAWFPLDALPDDIVAYCRAGLDGYRADEHFLIHWHEDGDPIAYDPAGIARAVPLRPAGAGTGRVHHIELWVSDLAGAEKCWGWLLGRLGHVPYQRWQHGRSWRRGSAYLVLEQSPDLARGPHDRRRPGLNHLAFHVRDRATLDALVAEAPAHGWRLLFPDRHPYAGGGEHYAAYLEDTAGHEVELVAGTRPHADPSGTTARRWA; encoded by the coding sequence ATGACGACGATCGACTGGGACGCCGCCGCCGACTCCTTCGACGAGGAACCCGACCACGGACTGCTCGATCCGGCGGTCCGCGACGCCTGGGCCGGACGGCTGGAGAACTGGCTGCCCGCCACCGGCTCCGAGGTGCTCGACCTGGGGTGCGGCACCGGCAGCCTCGCGCTGCTCGCCGCCGGACAGGGACACCGGGTCACCGCCGTCGACCGGTCGCCGCGGATGGCCGAGCAGGCGCGGGCCAAGCTCGCGGGGACCGGCTCCGAGGTGCTCGTCGGGGACGCCGCCGATCCGCCTCTGGGCGACCGGCGGTTCGATGTGATCGTCGCGCGGCACGTGGTGTGGCTGCTGCCCGATCCGGCGGCGGCCCTTCGCCACTGGTTCGGTCTGCTGAAGCCCGGCGGGCGGCTGGTGCTGGTCGAAGGGGTGTGGGGCGGGGTCGGCCTCCCCGCGGCCCGCCTCACCGCGCTGCTCGCCCCGCACACCGAGCGCATCCACCACGAGGCCCTGTCCGGTGACGCCCGGCTCTGGGGCAAGGAGGTGGACGACGAGCGGTACGCCCTGGTGGCCCGCGCGGAGCCGCCGCGGCGGCACACGGAGGTCGTCGACGTCCATCTGATCCTCCGCCGCGGCCCCGATGTCCTGCTCGCCCGCCGGGCCGGTACGGGATACGCGGACGGGCTGTTCAACATGCCCTCCGGCCACGCGGAGGACGGCGAGGACGTCCGGGAGGCGATGATCCGGGAGACGGCCGAGGAGATCGGTGTGGAGCTGGACCCCGAGGAGCTGCGGGTCGCCCTCGTGATGCAGCACCGGGGTCCCGCCGGTGCCCCGCGCATGGGCTGGTTCTTCGAGGCGGAGTACGACGCGGCCCGCCCGCCCCGCAACGCCGAACCGGGTAAGTGCTCCGAACTGGCCTGGTTCCCGCTGGACGCCCTGCCGGACGACATCGTCGCCTACTGCCGCGCCGGCCTCGACGGATACCGGGCGGACGAGCACTTCCTGATCCACTGGCACGAGGACGGCGACCCCATCGCCTACGACCCGGCGGGCATCGCGCGGGCCGTCCCGCTCCGGCCCGCCGGGGCCGGCACCGGCCGGGTCCACCACATCGAACTGTGGGTGAGCGACCTGGCCGGGGCCGAGAAGTGCTGGGGCTGGCTGCTCGGCCGCCTCGGCCATGTTCCGTACCAGCGCTGGCAGCACGGCCGCAGCTGGCGGCGCGGCAGCGCCTATCTCGTCCTGGAGCAGTCGCCCGACCTGGCCCGTGGCCCGCACGACCGCCGCCGCCCCGGCCTCAACCACCTGGCCTTCCACGTCCGTGACCGGGCCACCCTCGACGCCCTGGTGGCCGAGGCCCCCGCGCACGGCTGGCGGCTGCTCTTCCCCGACCGCCATCCGTACGCGGGCGGCGGCGAGCACTACGCCGCGTATCTGGAGGACACGGCGGGACACGAGGTGGAGCTGGTGGCGGGCACCCGTCCGCACGCCGATCCCTCAGGGACGACGGCACGGCGCTGGGCGTGA